A region of Solanum dulcamara chromosome 7, daSolDulc1.2, whole genome shotgun sequence DNA encodes the following proteins:
- the LOC129894567 gene encoding uncharacterized protein LOC129894567, with protein MAKLADPSLWKHLDAVILQCIYTTVTPDLLLVILKRNDMAEDVWNRLESHFQDNKILLIHPSRGGLYEYRLGDIDTPVTNSRLVLRLTGSLPEAYSCTVDFIQNQEPLTPFESCCSRLKMAEHTIKARQARENGVSGSRADSAAIVVTPSSSWNDSFARNKRNNNNKNMNNSKLNDKKKATQQSPSGPSLNQPPH; from the exons ATGGCCAAGTTGGCTGATCCGTCCCTTTGGAAGCATTTGGATGCTGTTATATTGCAATGTATTTACACTACCGTTACTCCTGATCTTCTTCTAGTTATCCTCAAACGCAATGACATGGCAGAGGACGTGTGGAATCGTCTTGAATCTCATtttcaagacaataaaatactcctaatccACCCATCTCGAGGAGGACTTTACGAAT ACAGGTTGGGTGATATTGATACTCCGGTGACTAATAGTCGTTTGGTTTTACGTCTTACCGGCTCTTTACCGGAGGCATATAGTTGTACAGTGGATTTTATACAAAATCAAGAGCCATTGACCCCCTTTGAAAGTTGTTGTTCCAGGTTGAAAATGGCTGAGCATACCATAAAGGCTCGCCAAGCTCGTGAAAATGGTGTGTCCGGAAGTCGGGCCGATAGCGCTGCCATAGTTGTCACACCTTCTTCCTCTTGGAATGACTCCTTTGCTAGAAACAAaagaaacaacaataataaaaacatgaATAATTCGAAATtaaatgacaagaaaaaggcGACTCAACAAAGCCCAAGTGGACCCAGTCTAAATCAGCCACCACATTAG